In the Streptomyces sp. cg36 genome, one interval contains:
- a CDS encoding exonuclease SbcCD subunit D, which translates to MRLLHTSDWHLGRSFHRVSLLDAQAAFLDHLVATVRERDVDAVLVAGDVYDRAVPPLAAVELFDRAIHRLAEADVPTVMISGNHDSARRLGVGAGLIERAGIHLRTDPAGCATPVLLSDAHGEVAFYGLPYLEPALVRDEFKTAKAGHEQVLGAAMDRVRADLAARAPGTRSVVLAHAFVAGGEPSDSERDITIGGVAAVPAGVFDGVDYVALGHLHGSQALTGRVRYSGSPLAYSFSETAHRKSMWLIDLAADGGIDAERLDCPVPRPLARIRGPLATLLDDPALERHEDAWVEATLTDPVRPDDAMARLAVRFPHTLSLVFEPDRAPEDPLASYARRLQGRTDQEIAEDFVAHVRGGTGPDERERTVLRAAFDDVRVETALTDDHARAGAGPGAAR; encoded by the coding sequence ATGAGGCTCCTGCACACGTCGGACTGGCACCTGGGACGGTCGTTCCACCGGGTGAGCCTGCTCGACGCCCAGGCCGCGTTCCTCGACCACCTGGTGGCGACGGTGCGCGAGCGCGACGTGGACGCGGTCCTGGTGGCCGGTGACGTCTACGACCGGGCCGTGCCGCCGCTCGCGGCCGTGGAGCTCTTCGACCGCGCCATCCACCGCCTCGCCGAGGCGGACGTGCCGACCGTGATGATCTCCGGGAACCACGACTCGGCCCGACGGCTCGGCGTCGGCGCCGGCCTCATCGAGCGCGCGGGCATCCACCTGCGCACCGACCCGGCGGGCTGCGCCACGCCCGTGCTGCTCTCCGACGCCCACGGAGAGGTGGCCTTCTACGGACTTCCCTACCTCGAACCGGCCCTGGTCCGCGACGAGTTCAAGACCGCCAAGGCCGGACACGAGCAGGTGCTGGGCGCTGCCATGGACCGCGTCCGGGCGGACCTCGCCGCACGCGCGCCGGGCACCCGCTCCGTCGTCCTCGCCCACGCCTTCGTGGCGGGCGGCGAGCCCAGCGACAGCGAGCGCGACATCACCATCGGCGGAGTGGCCGCCGTGCCCGCCGGAGTCTTCGACGGCGTCGACTACGTGGCGCTGGGCCATCTGCACGGCAGCCAGGCCCTCACCGGACGCGTCCGCTACTCCGGCTCCCCGCTGGCGTACTCGTTCTCCGAGACGGCCCACCGCAAGTCCATGTGGCTGATCGACCTGGCCGCCGACGGCGGGATCGACGCCGAGCGGCTCGACTGCCCCGTCCCGCGCCCGCTCGCCCGCATCCGCGGCCCCCTCGCCACCCTGCTCGACGACCCGGCCCTGGAGCGCCACGAGGACGCCTGGGTCGAGGCCACCCTCACCGACCCGGTGCGCCCCGACGACGCGATGGCCCGCCTGGCCGTCCGCTTCCCGCACACCCTCAGCCTGGTCTTCGAGCCGGACCGCGCCCCCGAGGACCCCCTCGCCTCGTACGCGCGACGCCTCCAGGGCCGCACCGACCAGGAGATCGCGGAGGACTTCGTGGCCCACGTGCGCGGCGGCACCGGCCCCGACGAGCGGGAGCGCACGGTGCTGCGCGCCGCCTTCGACGACGTACGGGTGGAGACCGCGCTCACCGACGACCACGCGCGCGCGGGCGCCGGACCGGGGGCGGCCCGATGA